DNA from Pseudophryne corroboree isolate aPseCor3 chromosome 7, aPseCor3.hap2, whole genome shotgun sequence:
cactgtctgcttgtagctgtgcagcagggttacttctgtcctgcccaggctgctgtgccatctctctgccccggctgctgcagcacttctctctacattgatgttgcacttgcagcacctctctctgcctctcaggaaattctgggacattattttcattgaagcatagtgggattatcaggtctggataTCAGTTCTAGGGTTAAGGCATTGGGGACTATGGAATAGtgtatgtgggggtgggggtggggcaattTTGATGCAGTATTTTCAGTGAGAGTTTAGGGAGGGTTTGGGTCtgtgggggggtcacatttggggcattattttaattGAGATATTTGGAGATTATCAGATTaccatgagctccacaaggtctacaaccaccCATGTCAcctatttaggatttttaaatagtgtttcttttcaaatgtaacatgccaccacgtgTTGGCTAGGCCTccaattcagtataggggagggtggcaccaaaacatgcccttgctccggccaccttggcgcctagctacacctctgctatctcacatacagtatttctgatatttatgtatttatctctttatttcatatctatctaagggcagattagatgggccaatatCTTCTTATCTGCCAATAATTTATATGTATCTAAGATGGTGCTACTCCCTAAACTTTTGTACACTTTCCATAATTCACCAGTTCTTCTTCCCTCTGCTATTTACAGACAGAAAAACTATCTAATTTCTTCCCTGGCTGTGGGACAATGTGTTCCCTCCCTCACGCGCAGGTTCTTGACTCATTTCCCTAATGGTTTGTTGTAACAGTTTCACCGGGTTACTGCTAATCCTTACCGTACTCTTTTAAAAGAAGTGCTAGTAttgtggggttgcagggggaggaGCTTAGAATTACAATGACAGTAGTTTGAGTGCCAAACTCCAGCTCATcttgcaatcccatggtccagcgtcccacagcctgcttcagagaaaatgattcaatggtaagtgaccaaaaatcctcttttTGCAAATTAAACTGAAAGTTGTCAAAAATGCCTGTCATGGCAAGTCTGACTGCGCATTTAGACTGTTCTAACttaacaaaaaatgaatattgcgttggtccatggtggctgtgccactaccaattcttaaagaactggtaaccccatcgccaaggggccacgcccgatagccatgcaataacagccacgggtgggtttctttgccttaggttaccaagcctgaaattgggtttctttgccttaggttcccaagcctaaaattgggtttcttttgccttaggttcccaagcctgaaatggggtttcttttgccttaggttcccaagcctgaatttGAGCTACTTTATGGTTCTCAAGCCAGAGCTGCAGAATTTTCATCAATGCTCACCACAATTACTGTTTACTgtttgcctctaccacctctgatgggaggctgatcCACTTTTGAGGCCGCACCGCCGGTTTTGGTAACGGGGTCTGTCCAGTATGATTTTAAGCTGATGTAATATCCTTCTGTCCACCCTCAGCTTTAAGATCCTCAAAGACCTGGGcaaaatactgggggtcagcatGGAAGCAGAGCATCTTTGCACTCATTAGGTTGATAACATAGAGGCAACGACTCCAAAAGGCTTCCTTCGAGCATTCAACAGGGAACGGCATCAGTGGGTAGGAGAGCTCACTGCCCACGTATGCATAGGATACATACAGACATGTTGATAGACTTGCGATTAGCTCCCACTCGCTGAGCAGCTCGGATGACATGACCTCTCGGCACAGCATGTAGAGAAACGCTAGATTGGTCGGAGTGATGAAACTGACATTCCGCCAGTATTGATAGAGGAAGTTGTCAACAGCGGTTATCCATAGAGCAATATATGTTGGTGATAACTCCACGAATTCTTTACACCTGCGGCAGAGGAACTCCATTAGACAGCTGAACAGGTCGCTGGTCGATGCCTGCACCATATTGGATTTTGCAGGTGAGCGCACTTCCTGG
Protein-coding regions in this window:
- the LOC134944034 gene encoding cyclin-dependent kinase 5 activator 1-like, coding for MWNCMPIPCCRKARRPDEDSSRNHRTENSETARPAERRSLIARFRRFMSKRRQGKMGGTNITHLITESRKDSMLSCVDLPALIQASHDAPDKEPGRDQEVRSPAKSNMVQASTSDLFSCLMEFLCRRCKEFVELSPTYIALWITAVDNFLYQYWRNVSFITPTNLAFLYMLCREVMSSELLSEWELIASLSTCLYVSYAYVGSELSYPLMPFPVECSKEAFWSRCLYVINLMSAKMLCFHADPQYFAQVFEDLKAEGGQKDITSA